In the Hordeum vulgare subsp. vulgare chromosome 7H, MorexV3_pseudomolecules_assembly, whole genome shotgun sequence genome, one interval contains:
- the LOC123413576 gene encoding alpha carbonic anhydrase 7-like, translating into MAWSSGMAGVPIATAVLVFLLLLPLSAVRHARAQETDTEEEFSYRSGRDTSPDRWGLLRPDWAACYWGRQQSPIRVPSAGRVVGPRNGHLARTYRSSPATLVNRGHDIMVRFDGDAGSLEMDGVSYRLRQMHWHSPSEHALDGRRYDLELHMLHQSDKASNKYAVVAQLFQIGEHRDETLHLLERYIERIADRRKGHEEELEDEVDPRRPVRGSDTFYKYTGSFTTPPCTEGIAWAVATRVRHVARHQVELLRDAVHDHARMNARPLQEANGRGVALYYSWPRSGDGS; encoded by the exons ATGGCTTGGAGCAGCGGTATGGCGGGCGTGCCCATCGCCACCGCCGTCCTCGTCTTCTTGCTGCTTCTTCCTCTGTCCGCCGTCCGCCATGCGCGGGCGCAAGAAACTG ACACCGAGGAGGAGTTCAGCTACCGGAGCGGCCGGGACACCAGCCCGGACCGGTGGGGCCTCCTCCGGCCGGACTGGGCGGCCTGCTACTGGGGCCGGCAGCAGTCCCCGATCCGCGTCCCCAGCGCCGGCCGGGTCGTCGGCCCCCGCAACGGCCACCTCGCCCGCACCTACCGCTCCTCGCCGGCCACCCTGGTGAACCGCGGGCACGACATCATGGTGAGGTTCGACGGCGACGCGGGGTCCCTGGAGATGGACGGCGTCTCGTACCGGCTCCGGCAGATGCACTGGCACTCCCCCAGCGAGCACGCGCTGGACGGGCGCCGGTACGACCTGGAGCTGCACATGCTCCACCAGAGCGACAAGGCGAGCAACAAGTACGCCGTCGTCGCCCAGCTCTTCCAGATCGGGGAGCACCGCGACGAGACCCTGCACTTG ctGGAGCGGTACATCGAGAGGATCGCGGACAGGAGGAAGGGGCACGAGGAGGAGCTCGAGGACGAGGTGGACCCGAGGAGGCCGGTGAGGGGGAGCGACACCTTCTACAAGTACACGGGCTCcttcaccacgccgccgtgcaccGAGGGCATCGCCTGGGCCGTCGCCACCAGGGTGCGGCATGTGGCGCGTCACCAGGTGGAGCTGCTCAGAGACGCCGTCCACGAC CATGCCAGGATGA